From the bacterium genome, one window contains:
- the glyA gene encoding serine hydroxymethyltransferase encodes MEENMELKNYDLEIADAIQGETGREENTLNLIASENYPSKAVLAAQGSLLQNKYAEGYPHRRYYGGCEFVDKVEEIAVDRAKKLFGAEHVNVQPLSGVPANMATFFSLANFGDTIMGLALPHGGHLSHGYPVSFSGKWFKSVNYQVEKDTETLNYSNILKLAEAEKPKIIICGASAYSRKIQFDKFREIADKVGAYLVTDMAHIAGIVAAGLHQSPIPYADVVTTTTHKSLRGPRSAMIMCKSKWAENIDKWVFPGIHGGPHMHTIAAKAVCFKEALGTEFKSYINQVLLNAKTFENEFKKLGYRLVADGTDTHLLLVDLRSKKITGRDAEDLLTKASIIVNRNTIPYDPEKPLITSGIRIGTPAATTRGMKEPEIKKICNWIDKILTNPGDENTIKKVGTEVKELCKSFPVYNKSLLK; translated from the coding sequence ATGGAAGAAAACATGGAGTTAAAAAATTATGACCTTGAGATTGCGGATGCAATCCAGGGAGAAACCGGTCGTGAAGAAAATACTCTTAATTTAATTGCTTCGGAAAATTACCCGTCTAAGGCGGTTTTAGCTGCGCAAGGTTCTTTGCTTCAGAACAAATATGCAGAAGGCTACCCGCACAGAAGATATTATGGTGGATGTGAATTTGTCGACAAAGTAGAAGAAATTGCAGTAGATAGAGCAAAAAAATTATTTGGTGCAGAGCATGTAAACGTCCAACCATTATCAGGGGTTCCTGCCAATATGGCAACTTTCTTTTCTCTTGCCAATTTTGGCGATACGATAATGGGGCTTGCATTACCTCACGGTGGACATCTGTCACATGGGTATCCGGTTAGTTTTTCCGGGAAGTGGTTCAAAAGTGTTAATTATCAAGTAGAAAAAGATACGGAAACTTTAAACTATTCCAATATATTAAAACTCGCGGAAGCCGAAAAGCCTAAAATCATAATTTGCGGCGCCTCTGCTTATTCAAGAAAAATACAGTTTGATAAATTCCGCGAAATAGCAGATAAGGTAGGCGCATATCTCGTAACCGATATGGCTCACATTGCAGGAATTGTTGCCGCAGGTTTACACCAATCGCCTATTCCTTATGCAGACGTAGTTACCACTACAACTCACAAATCATTAAGAGGGCCACGTTCTGCGATGATAATGTGCAAATCCAAATGGGCAGAAAACATTGACAAATGGGTATTCCCGGGTATACATGGCGGGCCGCATATGCATACAATTGCCGCCAAAGCTGTTTGTTTTAAAGAAGCGCTAGGCACTGAATTCAAAAGTTACATTAATCAGGTTTTACTCAATGCGAAAACCTTTGAAAATGAATTTAAAAAATTAGGGTATAGGCTTGTAGCCGATGGAACTGATACACATCTTCTACTTGTAGATTTGAGAAGCAAAAAAATAACAGGCAGGGATGCTGAAGATTTGCTTACTAAAGCAAGCATAATTGTTAATCGCAATACCATACCTTATGACCCGGAAAAACCGCTTATTACCTCCGGGATAAGAATAGGTACTCCTGCCGCTACTACAAGAGGAATGAAAGAACCGGAAATTAAAAAAATATGTAACTGGATAGATAAGATATTAACCAATCCCGGAGATGAAAACACAATCAAAAAAGTAGGGACAGAAGTTAAAGAATTGTGCAAGAGTTTCCCGGTTTATAATAAATCGCTATTAAAATGA